The following coding sequences are from one Sciurus carolinensis chromosome 11, mSciCar1.2, whole genome shotgun sequence window:
- the Lmntd2 gene encoding lamin tail domain-containing protein 2 isoform X2, which translates to MAPESEEKQVPQAPAGGEPVIGDLGPPTGTPTDTVVPSCSQNTKTHSPRLAPEALDPRTLRLLWGQRELEIRALRWAIRNGPHARHCHILQEVSGLPSERSFHSPDKFLQDEVEKLTLELKAQKEQAQQEKEHLEEQLMQTVSMLQQLEAQLQAFQKSCLLQLACSSWVGRVLRSQTGSVEVVTAETLMDSSDFSESEQAPAAGEGIRLEDVDWNSIAHRYPNLFTDSSSRHKQPQQSPSLEKGGSDSPVKHMEKQSRSLEWSSLPRVGTSSSGGAGSDSSSCQLALRSGVQKAAEHPPQAEGLTSSEQIPTRAWSFSRDSEDLKTHSQPLSKPAWEPCTAPDHRRVSLQLSPAGCCLKIATVSRREKFIRVLNQSLEQTVDLTGFVLQQLAGDFPVCLYRFPPGTLLAPQHHITVWGEGPRRTTKQPPLSLGQDAFQFHCSLGRTTLLLNPEGQVLSEHQTPHRVTSGSRIFTDNTDWSIDRFPLSKSQPSADTSESQRRPRPPRKGRVRNTRARRQRPGMRDILPLLRTCQPFHLPEVPVRPENTQAKTLELLPAIPEAGLCPEDGPTRKEHKVQVCRKNVDRSCPMVTLSVQSTAESRYGFRFLSCPPITVDTGRRV; encoded by the exons ATGGCCCCAGAGTCTGAAGAAAAGCAGGTGCCACAAGCCCCAGCAGGTGGAGAGCCAGTCATCGGTGATTTGGGGCCTCCAACTGGTACACCTACAGACACAGTGGTTCCCTCATGCTCCCAGAACACCAAGACCCACTCACCACG GTTGGCCCCTGAAGCACTGGACCCCCGCACCTTGAGACTGCTGTGGGGGCAGCGAGAACTGGAGATCCGAGCACTTCGGTGGGCCATCCGAAATGGTCCTCATGCCCGGCACTGTCACATCCTGCAGGAGGTGTCAGGGCTTCCATCTGAGAG GAGCTTCCACAGCCCAGACAAGTTTCTACAGGACGAGGTGGAGAAGCTGACCCTGGAGCTGAAAGCACAGAAGGAACAGGCCCAGCAG GAGAAGGAGCACTTAGAGGAGCAGCTGATGCAGACTGTCAGCATGCTGCAGCAACTGGAAGCCCAGCTGCAGGCCTTCCAGAAGTCCTGTCTCCTGCAGTTGGCCTGCTCCTCCTGGGTGGGCCGTGTACTGCGGTCCCAAACTGGCAGTGTGGAG GTGGTTACTGCAGAGACTTTAATGGATTCCAGTGACTTCTCTGAGAGTGAGCAGGCTCCCGCAGCTGGAGAG GGTATCCGACTGGAGGATGTGGACTGGAACAGCATCGCCCACCGGTACCCCAATCTCTTCACTGATTCCAGCTCAAGGCACAA GCAGCCCCAGCAGTCCCCATCACTGGAAAAGGGGGGCTCAGACTCCCCTGTCAAGCACATGGAGAAACAGTCCAGGAGCCTGGAGTGGAGCTCCTTGCCCCGTGTGGGCACCAGCAGCTCCGGAGGTGCTGGCTCTGACTCTAGCAGCTGCCAGCTGGCCCTGCGTTCTGGAGTGCAGAAGGCAGCCGAGCACCCACCCCAGGCAGAAGGCTTGACATCTTCAGAGCAGATCCCCACAAGGGCCTGGAGCTTCAGCAGAGATTCTGAAG ATCTGAAAACCCACTCACAACCGCTCAGCAAGCCCGCCTGGGAGCCCTGCACAGCCCCTGACCACCGGCGTGTCAGTCTCCAGTTGAG CCCTGCTGGCTGCTGCCTGAAGATCGCGACCGTGAGCCGCCGCGAGAAGTTCATCCGCGTCCTCAACCAGTCGCTGGAGCAGACAGTCGACCTGACCGGGTTCGTGCTGCAGCAGCTGGCGGGCGACTTCCCGGTGTGCCTGTACCGCTTCCCTCCCGGCACCCTGTTGGCGCCGCAGCACCACATCACG gtgtggggggaggggcccAGAAGGACCACGAAGCAGCCGCCCTTGTCCTTGGGTCAGGATGCCTTCCAGTTCCACTGCAGCCTGGGCCGCACAACACTCCTCCTGAATCCCGAGGGCCAG GTCCTCAGTGAGCACCAGACCCCACACCGTGTGACCTCGGGCTCGAGGATCTTCACCGACAACACTGACTGGTCCATTGACCGCTTCCCACTCTCGAAGTCTCAGCCTAGTGCTGACACAAGCGAATCCCAGCGCCGGCCTCGACCCCCCCGCAAAGGCCGGGTGCGGAACACCAGAGCCCGGCGCCAGAGACCCGG GATGCGGGATATCTTGCCACTCCTAAGAACCTGCCAGCCTTTCCACCTGCCGGAAGTGCCAGTGAGGCCAGAGAACACCCAAGCTAAGACTCTCGAGCTCCTGCCTGCCATCCCTG AGGCAGGGCTGTGCCCTGAGGATGGCCCCACCAGGAAGGAGCACAAGGTCCAG GTGTGCCGGAAAAACGTGGACCGAAGCTGTCCCATGGTGACCCTGTCAGTGCAGAGCACAGCTGAGAGTAGATATGGCTTCCGCTTCCTCAGCTGCCCCCCCATCACTGTGGACACAGGCCGGCGGGTGTAA
- the Hras gene encoding GTPase HRas isoform X1, whose amino-acid sequence MTEYKLVVVGAGGVGKSALTIQLIQNHFVDEYDPTIEDSYRKQVVIDGETCLLDILDTAGQEEYSAMRDQYMRTGEGFLCVFAINNTKSFEDIHQYREQIKRVKDSDDVPMVLVGNKCDLAARTVESRQAQDLARSYGIPYIETSAKTRQGSRSGSGSSSGTLWDPCDPAAPTLAWRMPSTHWCERFGSINCGSSIHPMRAAQAA is encoded by the exons ATGACGGAGTATAAGCTTGTGGTGGTGGGCGCTGGAGGCGTGGGGAAAAGCGCGCTGACCATCCAGCTGATCCAGAACCACTTTGTGGACGAGTACGACCCCACCATAGAG GACTCCTACCGGAAGCAGGTGGTCATTGATGGGGAGACATGCCTGTTGGACATCCTGGACACAGCGGGCCAGGAAGAGTACAGTGCCATGCGGGACCAGTACATGCGCACCGGGGAGGGCTTCCTCTGCGTGTTTGCCATCAACAACACCAAGTCctttgaggacatccatcaatatAG GGAGCAGATTAAGCGGGTGAAGGACTCCGATGATGTGCCCATGGTGCTGGTGGGGAACAAGTGTGACCTGGCTGCGCGCACTGTGGAGTCTCGGCAGGCCCAGGACCTTGCCCGCAGCTACGGCATCCCCTACATTGAGACGTCGGCCAAGACCCGGCAG GGCAGCCgctctggctctggctccagCTCCGGGACCCTCTGGGACCCCTGTGACCCAGCGGCCCCCACGCT GGCGTGGAGGATGCCTTCTACACACTGGTGCGAGAGATTCGGCAGCATAAACTGCGGAAGCTCAATCCACCCGATGAGAGCGGCCCAGGCTGCATGA
- the Lmntd2 gene encoding lamin tail domain-containing protein 2 isoform X1, protein MAPESEEKQVPQAPAGGEPVIGDLGPPTGTPTDTVVPSCSQNTKTHSPRLASGHLQLAPEALDPRTLRLLWGQRELEIRALRWAIRNGPHARHCHILQEVSGLPSERSFHSPDKFLQDEVEKLTLELKAQKEQAQQEKEHLEEQLMQTVSMLQQLEAQLQAFQKSCLLQLACSSWVGRVLRSQTGSVEVVTAETLMDSSDFSESEQAPAAGEGIRLEDVDWNSIAHRYPNLFTDSSSRHKQPQQSPSLEKGGSDSPVKHMEKQSRSLEWSSLPRVGTSSSGGAGSDSSSCQLALRSGVQKAAEHPPQAEGLTSSEQIPTRAWSFSRDSEDLKTHSQPLSKPAWEPCTAPDHRRVSLQLSPAGCCLKIATVSRREKFIRVLNQSLEQTVDLTGFVLQQLAGDFPVCLYRFPPGTLLAPQHHITVWGEGPRRTTKQPPLSLGQDAFQFHCSLGRTTLLLNPEGQVLSEHQTPHRVTSGSRIFTDNTDWSIDRFPLSKSQPSADTSESQRRPRPPRKGRVRNTRARRQRPGMRDILPLLRTCQPFHLPEVPVRPENTQAKTLELLPAIPEAGLCPEDGPTRKEHKVQVCRKNVDRSCPMVTLSVQSTAESRYGFRFLSCPPITVDTGRRV, encoded by the exons ATGGCCCCAGAGTCTGAAGAAAAGCAGGTGCCACAAGCCCCAGCAGGTGGAGAGCCAGTCATCGGTGATTTGGGGCCTCCAACTGGTACACCTACAGACACAGTGGTTCCCTCATGCTCCCAGAACACCAAGACCCACTCACCACGGTTGGCCTCTGGTCACCTGCA GTTGGCCCCTGAAGCACTGGACCCCCGCACCTTGAGACTGCTGTGGGGGCAGCGAGAACTGGAGATCCGAGCACTTCGGTGGGCCATCCGAAATGGTCCTCATGCCCGGCACTGTCACATCCTGCAGGAGGTGTCAGGGCTTCCATCTGAGAG GAGCTTCCACAGCCCAGACAAGTTTCTACAGGACGAGGTGGAGAAGCTGACCCTGGAGCTGAAAGCACAGAAGGAACAGGCCCAGCAG GAGAAGGAGCACTTAGAGGAGCAGCTGATGCAGACTGTCAGCATGCTGCAGCAACTGGAAGCCCAGCTGCAGGCCTTCCAGAAGTCCTGTCTCCTGCAGTTGGCCTGCTCCTCCTGGGTGGGCCGTGTACTGCGGTCCCAAACTGGCAGTGTGGAG GTGGTTACTGCAGAGACTTTAATGGATTCCAGTGACTTCTCTGAGAGTGAGCAGGCTCCCGCAGCTGGAGAG GGTATCCGACTGGAGGATGTGGACTGGAACAGCATCGCCCACCGGTACCCCAATCTCTTCACTGATTCCAGCTCAAGGCACAA GCAGCCCCAGCAGTCCCCATCACTGGAAAAGGGGGGCTCAGACTCCCCTGTCAAGCACATGGAGAAACAGTCCAGGAGCCTGGAGTGGAGCTCCTTGCCCCGTGTGGGCACCAGCAGCTCCGGAGGTGCTGGCTCTGACTCTAGCAGCTGCCAGCTGGCCCTGCGTTCTGGAGTGCAGAAGGCAGCCGAGCACCCACCCCAGGCAGAAGGCTTGACATCTTCAGAGCAGATCCCCACAAGGGCCTGGAGCTTCAGCAGAGATTCTGAAG ATCTGAAAACCCACTCACAACCGCTCAGCAAGCCCGCCTGGGAGCCCTGCACAGCCCCTGACCACCGGCGTGTCAGTCTCCAGTTGAG CCCTGCTGGCTGCTGCCTGAAGATCGCGACCGTGAGCCGCCGCGAGAAGTTCATCCGCGTCCTCAACCAGTCGCTGGAGCAGACAGTCGACCTGACCGGGTTCGTGCTGCAGCAGCTGGCGGGCGACTTCCCGGTGTGCCTGTACCGCTTCCCTCCCGGCACCCTGTTGGCGCCGCAGCACCACATCACG gtgtggggggaggggcccAGAAGGACCACGAAGCAGCCGCCCTTGTCCTTGGGTCAGGATGCCTTCCAGTTCCACTGCAGCCTGGGCCGCACAACACTCCTCCTGAATCCCGAGGGCCAG GTCCTCAGTGAGCACCAGACCCCACACCGTGTGACCTCGGGCTCGAGGATCTTCACCGACAACACTGACTGGTCCATTGACCGCTTCCCACTCTCGAAGTCTCAGCCTAGTGCTGACACAAGCGAATCCCAGCGCCGGCCTCGACCCCCCCGCAAAGGCCGGGTGCGGAACACCAGAGCCCGGCGCCAGAGACCCGG GATGCGGGATATCTTGCCACTCCTAAGAACCTGCCAGCCTTTCCACCTGCCGGAAGTGCCAGTGAGGCCAGAGAACACCCAAGCTAAGACTCTCGAGCTCCTGCCTGCCATCCCTG AGGCAGGGCTGTGCCCTGAGGATGGCCCCACCAGGAAGGAGCACAAGGTCCAG GTGTGCCGGAAAAACGTGGACCGAAGCTGTCCCATGGTGACCCTGTCAGTGCAGAGCACAGCTGAGAGTAGATATGGCTTCCGCTTCCTCAGCTGCCCCCCCATCACTGTGGACACAGGCCGGCGGGTGTAA
- the Lmntd2 gene encoding lamin tail domain-containing protein 2 isoform X3, producing MAPESEEKQVPQAPAGGEPVIGDLGPPTGTPTDTVVPSCSQNTKTHSPRLASGHLQLAPEALDPRTLRLLWGQRELEIRALRWAIRNGPHARHCHILQEVSGLPSERSFHSPDKFLQDEVEKLTLELKAQKEQAQQEKEHLEEQLMQTVSMLQQLEAQLQAFQKSCLLQLACSSWVGRVLRSQTGSVEVVTAETLMDSSDFSESEQAPAAGEGIRLEDVDWNSIAHRYPNLFTDSSSRHKQPQQSPSLEKGGSDSPVKHMEKQSRSLEWSSLPRVGTSSSGGAGSDSSSCQLALRSGVQKAAEHPPQAEGLTSSEQIPTRAWSFSRDSEDLKTHSQPLSKPAWEPCTAPDHRRVSLQLSPAGCCLKIATVSRREKFIRVLNQSLEQTVDLTGFVLQQLAGDFPVCLYRFPPGTLLAPQHHITVWGEGPRRTTKQPPLSLGQDAFQFHCSLGRTTLLLNPEGQVLSEHQTPHRVTSGSRIFTDNTDWSIDRFPLSKSQPSADTSESQRRPRPPRKGRVRNTRARRQRPGMRDILPLLRTCQPFHLPEVPVRPENTQAKTLELLPAIPEAGLCPEDGPTRKEHKVQFSSAKIGSISLSATS from the exons ATGGCCCCAGAGTCTGAAGAAAAGCAGGTGCCACAAGCCCCAGCAGGTGGAGAGCCAGTCATCGGTGATTTGGGGCCTCCAACTGGTACACCTACAGACACAGTGGTTCCCTCATGCTCCCAGAACACCAAGACCCACTCACCACGGTTGGCCTCTGGTCACCTGCA GTTGGCCCCTGAAGCACTGGACCCCCGCACCTTGAGACTGCTGTGGGGGCAGCGAGAACTGGAGATCCGAGCACTTCGGTGGGCCATCCGAAATGGTCCTCATGCCCGGCACTGTCACATCCTGCAGGAGGTGTCAGGGCTTCCATCTGAGAG GAGCTTCCACAGCCCAGACAAGTTTCTACAGGACGAGGTGGAGAAGCTGACCCTGGAGCTGAAAGCACAGAAGGAACAGGCCCAGCAG GAGAAGGAGCACTTAGAGGAGCAGCTGATGCAGACTGTCAGCATGCTGCAGCAACTGGAAGCCCAGCTGCAGGCCTTCCAGAAGTCCTGTCTCCTGCAGTTGGCCTGCTCCTCCTGGGTGGGCCGTGTACTGCGGTCCCAAACTGGCAGTGTGGAG GTGGTTACTGCAGAGACTTTAATGGATTCCAGTGACTTCTCTGAGAGTGAGCAGGCTCCCGCAGCTGGAGAG GGTATCCGACTGGAGGATGTGGACTGGAACAGCATCGCCCACCGGTACCCCAATCTCTTCACTGATTCCAGCTCAAGGCACAA GCAGCCCCAGCAGTCCCCATCACTGGAAAAGGGGGGCTCAGACTCCCCTGTCAAGCACATGGAGAAACAGTCCAGGAGCCTGGAGTGGAGCTCCTTGCCCCGTGTGGGCACCAGCAGCTCCGGAGGTGCTGGCTCTGACTCTAGCAGCTGCCAGCTGGCCCTGCGTTCTGGAGTGCAGAAGGCAGCCGAGCACCCACCCCAGGCAGAAGGCTTGACATCTTCAGAGCAGATCCCCACAAGGGCCTGGAGCTTCAGCAGAGATTCTGAAG ATCTGAAAACCCACTCACAACCGCTCAGCAAGCCCGCCTGGGAGCCCTGCACAGCCCCTGACCACCGGCGTGTCAGTCTCCAGTTGAG CCCTGCTGGCTGCTGCCTGAAGATCGCGACCGTGAGCCGCCGCGAGAAGTTCATCCGCGTCCTCAACCAGTCGCTGGAGCAGACAGTCGACCTGACCGGGTTCGTGCTGCAGCAGCTGGCGGGCGACTTCCCGGTGTGCCTGTACCGCTTCCCTCCCGGCACCCTGTTGGCGCCGCAGCACCACATCACG gtgtggggggaggggcccAGAAGGACCACGAAGCAGCCGCCCTTGTCCTTGGGTCAGGATGCCTTCCAGTTCCACTGCAGCCTGGGCCGCACAACACTCCTCCTGAATCCCGAGGGCCAG GTCCTCAGTGAGCACCAGACCCCACACCGTGTGACCTCGGGCTCGAGGATCTTCACCGACAACACTGACTGGTCCATTGACCGCTTCCCACTCTCGAAGTCTCAGCCTAGTGCTGACACAAGCGAATCCCAGCGCCGGCCTCGACCCCCCCGCAAAGGCCGGGTGCGGAACACCAGAGCCCGGCGCCAGAGACCCGG GATGCGGGATATCTTGCCACTCCTAAGAACCTGCCAGCCTTTCCACCTGCCGGAAGTGCCAGTGAGGCCAGAGAACACCCAAGCTAAGACTCTCGAGCTCCTGCCTGCCATCCCTG AGGCAGGGCTGTGCCCTGAGGATGGCCCCACCAGGAAGGAGCACAAGGTCCAG TTCAGTTCTGCAAAGATTGGGTCCATCTCCCTCTCTGCCACCTCCTGA
- the Lrrc56 gene encoding LOW QUALITY PROTEIN: leucine-rich repeat-containing protein 56 (The sequence of the model RefSeq protein was modified relative to this genomic sequence to represent the inferred CDS: inserted 2 bases in 1 codon), whose amino-acid sequence MWMDPAWNGSQGPRPHTASVHVRELSWQGLHNPCPQSKALGSHGDSYRQQLVEHLSPARLQVLAQVDDLRLVRVLEMCVDTRENSLGNFGVHLPNLDQLKLNGSRLGSLRDLGTSLSHLQVLWLARCGLTDLDGIGSFPVLKELYVSYNSISDLSPLCLLEQLEVLDLEGNSVEDLGQVGCLRLCPRLTTLTLEGNLVCLQPAPGHSNKAPQDYNYRVEVRKLIPQLQVLDEVSTMHTDLPATQELSQDWLMVKEAIKEGRVLDSLLPPQDVPFGATMRKLDPALSLPETKPWALSLWVPGGPLPECLLPKDLAPEDHTSNLTHGAGQVLCGNPIKGLRERRRQNQDWAPVEQLPPHKSHLATSPLVGLQAWREHGLCPHPHRQMESQQEAAAAPQDPQRSPEEQEDQVGPKTFPSPMSLATELSRTLDFHLIPSPPKYPMPPDSGSGSPRRSADLPLRGRRLRALGNPGXGALEVASGPSAQAQGRPDPKPT is encoded by the exons ATGTGGATGGACCCAGCCTGGAATGGATCCCAGGGTCCTCGGCCACATACAGCCAGTGTCCATGTACGGGAGCTGAGTTGGCAGGGCCTGCACAACCCCTGCCCACAGAGCAAGGCCCTGGGCAGCCATGGAGACAGCTACAGGCAGCAACTGGTGGAGCACCTGTCCCCTGCTCGACTG CAGGTCCTGGCCCAGGTGGACGACCTCCGGCTGGTGCGGGTGCTGGAGATGTGTGTGGACACCCGTGAGAACAGCCTGGGAAACTTCG GAGTTCACCTGCCCAACCTGGACCAGCTGAAGTTGAACGGCAGCCGCCTGGGCTCTCTCAG AGACCTGGGCACCTCTCTGAGCCACCTACAGGTGCTGTGGCTGGCTCGCTGTGGCCTGACAGACCTGGACGGCATTGGCTCCTTCCCGGTGCTAAAG GAACTCTACGTCTCCTACAACAGTATCTCGGACCTGAGCCCACTGTGCCTGCTGGAGCAGCTGGAGGTGCTGGACCTGGAGGGCAACAGCGTGGAGGACCTGGGGCAGGTGGGCTGCCTACGGCTGTGCCCAAGGCTCACCACACTCACCCTGGAGGGCAACCTGGTGTGCCTGCAGCCAGCCCCTGGCCACTCCAACAAG GCACCCCAGGATTATAACTACAGGGTGGAGGTGAGGAAGCTCATCCCCCAGCTGCAAGTGCTGGATGAGGTGTCCACCATGCACACTGACCTGCCTGCCACCCAGGAGCTGAGCCAGGACTGGCTCATGGTGAAGGAGGCCATCAAGGAAGGCCGTGTGCTCGACAGTCTCCTCCCCCCACAGG ATGTTCCCTTTGGAGCCACTATGCGGAAACTTGATCCAGCACTCTCCCTACCTGAGACCAAGCCCTGGGCCCTGTCCCTCTGGGTCCCTGGGGGCCCCCTGCCTGAATGCCTGCTTCCAAAGGACCTGGCCCCAGAAGACCACACCAGCAACCTCACCCATG GTGCTGGTCAAGTCCTCTGTGGGAACCCCATCAAAGGCCTGAGGGAACGTAGGCGTCAGAACCAG GACTGGGCACCCGTGGAGCAGCTGCCTCCACACAAGTCACATCTGGCCACCAGCCCCTTGGTGGGGCTTCAGGCCTGGAGGGAGCATGGCCTGTG TCCCCATCCCCACAGGCAGATGGAATCCCAGCAGGAAGCGGCTGCAGCCCCCCAGGACCCACAGAGGTCCCCTGAAGAGCAAGAGGACCAGGTTGGACCCAAGACTTTCCCCAGTCCCATGAGCCTGGCCACAG AGCTTTCCAGGACCTTGGACTTTCACCTGATCCCATCTCCCCCCAAGTACCCAATGCCACCTGATTCTGGCAGTGGCTCCCCCAGGAGATCTGCAGACCTGCCTCTCAGAGGACGAAGGCTCAGAGCCCTGGGCAACCCGGG GGGAGCCCTGGAGGTGGCCTCAGGCCCCAGTGCTCAAGCCCAGGGGCGCCCAGACCCAAAGCCAACGTGA
- the Rassf7 gene encoding ras association domain-containing protein 7 isoform X1 — protein MFLGLAAMELKVWVDGIQRVVCGVSEQTTCQEVVIALAQAIGQTGRFVLVQRLREKERQLLPQECPVGAQATCGQFASDVQFVLRRTGPSLAGRPSSDSCPPPERCPVRASLPPKPRTAPGREPRKALTFSLGCPRLAPSPSSPEPAAPVAPTPGCFTDLQGLELRVQRNAEELGHEAFWEQELRREQAREREGQARLQALSAATAEHAARLQALDAQARALEVQLRLAAEAPGPPLATASATERLRQDLAIQERQSAEVQGSLALVSRALEAAEHALQAQAQELEELNRELRQCNLQQFIQQTGAALSLPPQPDKTPSGTQDLLCPAREEPLQGATQDPVLVPSLSPEGMFVPHSCRMGFPLS, from the exons ATGTTCTTGGGGCTGGCAGCCATGGAACTGAAGGTGTGGGTGGATGGCATCCAGCGAGTGGTCTGTGGGGTCTCAGAGCAGACCACTTGCCAGGAAGTGGTCATCGCCCTAGCCCAAGCAATAG GCCAGACAGGCCGCTTTGTGCTTGTGCAGCGGCTTAGGGAGAAGGAACGGCAGCTGCTGCCACAGGAGTGTCCAGTGGGTGCCCAGGCCACCTGTGGACAATTTGCCAGCGATGTCCAGTTTGTTCTGAGGAGGACAGGGCCCAGCCTGGCTGGGAGGCCCTCCTCAGACAGCTGTCCACCCCCAGAGCGATGCCCAGTTCGTGCCAGCCTCCCCCCAAAGCCACGGACAGCACCAGGTCGTGAACCCCGCAAAGCACTAACCTTCAGTCTGGGGTGTCCCAGGCTGGCCCCCAGCCCTTCATCCCCTGAGCCTGCAGCCCCTGTAGCACCCACACCAGGCTGCTTCACAGACCTTCAGGGCCTGGAGCTCAGGGTGCAGAGGAATGCTGAGGAGCTGGGCCATGAGGCCTTCTGGGAGCAGGAGCTACGGAGGGAACAAGCCCGGGAACGAGAGGGGCAGGCTCGCCTGCAGGCGCTGAGTGCAGCCACTGCTGAGCATGCTGCCCGGCTACAGGCCCTGGATGCTCAGGCCCGTGCCCTCGAGGTCCAGCTGCGGTTGGCTGCTGAGGCCCCTGGGCCCCCATTGGCCACAGCATCTGCAACTGAACGCCTGCGCCAGGACTTGGCCATTCAGGAACGGCAGAGTGCGGAGGTGCAGGGCAGCCTGGCTTTGGTGAGCCGGGCCCTGGAGGCTGCCGAGCATGCCCTGCAG gcccaggcccaggagctggaggagctgAACCGGGAGCTCCGGCAGTGCAACCTGCAGCAGTTCATCCAGCAGACCGGGGCTGCACTGTCACTACCCCCACAACCAGACAAAACCCCCTCTGGCACACAG GACCTTCTGTGCCCAGCCAGAGAAGAGCCCCTCCAGGGAGCAACCCAGGACCCTGTCCTAGTGCCCAGCCTGAGTCCTGAGGGTATGTTTGTCCCCCACTCCTGTAGGATGGGCTTTCCCCTGTCTTAG
- the Rassf7 gene encoding ras association domain-containing protein 7 isoform X2: protein MFLGLAAMELKVWVDGIQRVVCGVSEQTTCQEVVIALAQAIGQTGRFVLVQRLREKERQLLPQECPVGAQATCGQFASDVQFVLRRTGPSLAGRPSSDSCPPPERCPVRASLPPKPRTAPGREPRKALTFSLGCPRLAPSPSSPEPAAPVAPTPGCFTDLQGLELRVQRNAEELGHEAFWEQELRREQAREREGQARLQALSAATAEHAARLQALDAQARALEVQLRLAAEAPGPPLATASATERLRQDLAIQERQSAEVQGSLALVSRALEAAEHALQAQAQELEELNRELRQCNLQQFIQQTGAALSLPPQPDKTPSGTQDLLCPAREEPLQGATQDPVLVPSLSPEVAPMRQSSWR from the exons ATGTTCTTGGGGCTGGCAGCCATGGAACTGAAGGTGTGGGTGGATGGCATCCAGCGAGTGGTCTGTGGGGTCTCAGAGCAGACCACTTGCCAGGAAGTGGTCATCGCCCTAGCCCAAGCAATAG GCCAGACAGGCCGCTTTGTGCTTGTGCAGCGGCTTAGGGAGAAGGAACGGCAGCTGCTGCCACAGGAGTGTCCAGTGGGTGCCCAGGCCACCTGTGGACAATTTGCCAGCGATGTCCAGTTTGTTCTGAGGAGGACAGGGCCCAGCCTGGCTGGGAGGCCCTCCTCAGACAGCTGTCCACCCCCAGAGCGATGCCCAGTTCGTGCCAGCCTCCCCCCAAAGCCACGGACAGCACCAGGTCGTGAACCCCGCAAAGCACTAACCTTCAGTCTGGGGTGTCCCAGGCTGGCCCCCAGCCCTTCATCCCCTGAGCCTGCAGCCCCTGTAGCACCCACACCAGGCTGCTTCACAGACCTTCAGGGCCTGGAGCTCAGGGTGCAGAGGAATGCTGAGGAGCTGGGCCATGAGGCCTTCTGGGAGCAGGAGCTACGGAGGGAACAAGCCCGGGAACGAGAGGGGCAGGCTCGCCTGCAGGCGCTGAGTGCAGCCACTGCTGAGCATGCTGCCCGGCTACAGGCCCTGGATGCTCAGGCCCGTGCCCTCGAGGTCCAGCTGCGGTTGGCTGCTGAGGCCCCTGGGCCCCCATTGGCCACAGCATCTGCAACTGAACGCCTGCGCCAGGACTTGGCCATTCAGGAACGGCAGAGTGCGGAGGTGCAGGGCAGCCTGGCTTTGGTGAGCCGGGCCCTGGAGGCTGCCGAGCATGCCCTGCAG gcccaggcccaggagctggaggagctgAACCGGGAGCTCCGGCAGTGCAACCTGCAGCAGTTCATCCAGCAGACCGGGGCTGCACTGTCACTACCCCCACAACCAGACAAAACCCCCTCTGGCACACAG GACCTTCTGTGCCCAGCCAGAGAAGAGCCCCTCCAGGGAGCAACCCAGGACCCTGTCCTAGTGCCCAGCCTGAGTCCTGAGG TTGCCCCCATGAGGCAGAGTTCCTGGAGGTAG
- the Hras gene encoding GTPase HRas isoform X2, with protein sequence MTEYKLVVVGAGGVGKSALTIQLIQNHFVDEYDPTIEDSYRKQVVIDGETCLLDILDTAGQEEYSAMRDQYMRTGEGFLCVFAINNTKSFEDIHQYREQIKRVKDSDDVPMVLVGNKCDLAARTVESRQAQDLARSYGIPYIETSAKTRQGVEDAFYTLVREIRQHKLRKLNPPDESGPGCMSCKCVLS encoded by the exons ATGACGGAGTATAAGCTTGTGGTGGTGGGCGCTGGAGGCGTGGGGAAAAGCGCGCTGACCATCCAGCTGATCCAGAACCACTTTGTGGACGAGTACGACCCCACCATAGAG GACTCCTACCGGAAGCAGGTGGTCATTGATGGGGAGACATGCCTGTTGGACATCCTGGACACAGCGGGCCAGGAAGAGTACAGTGCCATGCGGGACCAGTACATGCGCACCGGGGAGGGCTTCCTCTGCGTGTTTGCCATCAACAACACCAAGTCctttgaggacatccatcaatatAG GGAGCAGATTAAGCGGGTGAAGGACTCCGATGATGTGCCCATGGTGCTGGTGGGGAACAAGTGTGACCTGGCTGCGCGCACTGTGGAGTCTCGGCAGGCCCAGGACCTTGCCCGCAGCTACGGCATCCCCTACATTGAGACGTCGGCCAAGACCCGGCAG GGCGTGGAGGATGCCTTCTACACACTGGTGCGAGAGATTCGGCAGCATAAACTGCGGAAGCTCAATCCACCCGATGAGAGCGGCCCAGGCTGCATGAGCTGCAAGTGTGTGCTGTCCTGA